A genomic window from Catenulispora sp. GP43 includes:
- a CDS encoding TetR/AcrR family transcriptional regulator, with amino-acid sequence MSRWPLNPRGRLEQAAMDLFVERGYDQTTVAEIAERAGLTERTFFRHFSDKREVLFQGGELLRSTMVEALAAAPADAPPMAAVHAAVTSVALFFDERHDASRLRQGIIDAHPELQEREVAKMARIALALADGLRERGVADPDARLAADAGIAVFRSAFAQWVRSESGDMAKSMEECFAALEKLVEPDR; translated from the coding sequence ATGAGTCGCTGGCCGTTGAACCCCCGAGGACGTCTCGAACAAGCCGCCATGGACCTGTTCGTGGAACGGGGCTACGACCAGACGACGGTCGCGGAGATCGCCGAGCGCGCCGGCCTGACCGAGCGCACCTTCTTCCGCCACTTCAGCGACAAGCGCGAGGTGCTGTTCCAGGGCGGCGAACTGCTGCGGTCGACGATGGTCGAGGCCCTCGCCGCCGCCCCCGCCGACGCCCCGCCGATGGCCGCGGTCCACGCCGCGGTCACCTCGGTCGCGCTCTTCTTCGACGAGCGCCACGACGCGTCCCGGCTCCGCCAGGGCATCATCGACGCGCACCCGGAACTGCAGGAGCGCGAGGTCGCCAAGATGGCGCGGATCGCCCTGGCCCTCGCCGACGGCCTGCGCGAGCGCGGCGTCGCCGACCCGGACGCCCGGCTCGCGGCGGACGCGGGCATCGCCGTGTTCCGCTCAGCGTTCGCGCAGTGGGTGCGCAGTGAATCCGGCGACATGGCGAAGTCGATGGAAGAGTGCTTCGCCGCGCTGGAGAAGCTGGTCGAGCCAGACCGCTGA